One segment of Fusarium oxysporum f. sp. lycopersici 4287 supercont2.54 genomic scaffold, whole genome shotgun sequence DNA contains the following:
- a CDS encoding uncharacterized protein (At least one base has a quality score < 10) gives MSLPTSSPLNSDVDRRGRRHSIFADFIPDDLAFPPPFIDPAPNVDEVLNRDIEECSSENEHHDEEVAEDPRYVDDLQLAFHPNGVAYGSGFSTVPPTDLDIPPPNPHDFEQSLRAEVSLLRDNDIILPKHPPTGWKTTRLGRLYRHLFSTRVHDHDKPLFATEDSGETTPLLRERVVRFDGIPPTPGPDEVHERWEEALVSHKIETTWQRETKTLAQYALPLIVTFLLHYSVTVASVLTVGRLGMEELAAVNREYKPSSSNTDTDTTSGDHDYLNHQAYGSGHKHLVGLQAQRMTYLLWILMIPIAIVWWFSKPILSVAVGPGRTTTLAALYMRILILGMPGVSAFESAKRFVQSQGLFHATTYTLLFEWGFPGAAIAMAVTQNLLPILLILYVQLLEGYECWKGFSHKAFTNWGPMIKLALPGMIMIEAQFSVLEILTIAAGRFGTAQLAAQGVLVTVTSTSFNIPFPLAIATSTRVANLIGANLSKAARVTAKAIFAALIVGLFNLTIFTTLRKQIPAVFTDDEQVIDIASNVILVCAVMQIFDALAAVSHGLLRGIGRQSIGSYANLSAYYVVALPIALGTSFGLGWKLAGLWVGLTAGLAVVSGLEAIYLYCTDWEEAVKQAEARMRTETARRRSSLSGLSQERS, from the exons ATGTCGCTACCAACAAGCTCACCGCTTAATTCCGACGTCGATCGCCGAGGAAGACGGCATTCGATCTTCGCAGATTTTATACCCGATGATCTAGCCTTTCCTCCGCCATTCATCGATCCGGCTCCAAATGTGGACGAGGTACTCAACCGAGATATCGAAGAATGCTCCTCTGAAAATGAACATCACGATGAGGAAGTAGCGGAAGATCCACGATACGTGGACGACCTACAGCTCGCTTTTCACCCTAACGGGGTAGCTTACGGCTCAGGTTTCTCGACCGTTCCTCCAACAGATCTCGACATTCCGCCCCCAAACCCGCACGACTTTGAACAATCCCTCCGCGCTGAAGTGTCCCTCCTTCGCGATAATGATATCATTCTACCGAAGCATCCTCCTACAGGTTGGAAAACGACTAGATTGGGTCGCTTGTATCGGCACCTGTTTAGTACGCGTGTGCACGATCATGATAAACCGCTCTTCGCCACTGAAGATTCGGGTGAGACAACGCCATTGTTGAGGGAAAGAGTTGTTAGATTCGATGGTATCCCGCCGACGCCGGGACCGGATGAGGTTCATGAACGATGGGAAGAAGCATTGGTTTCGCATAAAATTGAGACGACGTGGCAGCGTGAGACCAAGACGTTGGCTCAATATGCGCTGCCTCTTATCGTCACTTTTCTTCTGCA TTATTCCGTTACCGTGGCCTCGGTCCTGACGGTCGGTCGACTTGGAATGGAGGAACTCGCTGCCGTCAATCGGGAGTATAAACCGTCTTCGTCAAATACTGATACTGACACCACCAGTGGCGACCATGACTACCTCAATCA CCAAGCCTACGGTTCTGGTCACAAACATCTCGTCGGTCTTCAAGCCCAACGCATGACATACCTTCTCTGGATTCTCATGATTCCTATCGCTATAGTTTGGTGGTTCTCTAAACCTATACTCTCCGTAGCGGTTGGTCCTGGCCGCACGACGACCTTGGCTGCTTTGTATATGCGTATTCTAATTCTTGGCATGCCCGGAGTATCAGCATTTGAGAGTGCCAAGAGGTTTGTTCAGAGTCAGGGTTTGTTTCATGCTACGACTTATACGCTTCTT TTTGAGTGGGGATTCCCTGGGGCTGCTATTGCTATGGCTGTTACTCAAAACCTTCTTCCAATTCTTCTGATTTTGTACGTGCAACTGTTGGAAGGGTATGAGTGTTGGAAGGGTTTCAGCCACAAGGCGTTCACAAATTGGG GACCAATGATCAAATTGGCTTTGCCGGGAATGATTATGATTGAGGCCCAGTTCTCAGTGTTGGAGATCTTGACTATCGCTGCTGGACGGTTTGGCACAGCACAACTTGCGGCTCAGGGAGTACTCGTGACTGTGACGTCGACTTCGTTCAATATTCCTTTCCCGTTGGCTATCGCGACATCGACTCGAGTTGCGAACCTCATCGGAGCAAACTTGAGTAAGGCTGCGCGAGTGACAGCCAAA GCCATATTTGCCGCCCTCATCGTTGGTCTCTTCAACTTAACAATCTTCACGACCCTCCGAAAACAAATTCCCGCTGTATTTACTGATGATGAACAAGTCATCGATATCGCATCCAACGTCATCCTCGTATGCGCAGTCATGCAGATCTTTGACGCATTAGCAGCTGTGTCTCACGGTCTTCTTCGCGGTATCGGAAGACAATCGATTGGTAGTTATGCAAATCTCTCCGCATACTACGTAGTCGCTCTTCCCATCGCACTCGGCACTAGTTTTGGACTGGGCTGGAAATTGGCTGGTCTTTGGGTTGGTCTTACAGCTGGCCTTGCTGT GGTGTCTGGTTTAGAGGCGATCTATCTGTACTGTACGGACTGGGAGGAAGCTGTGAAGCAAGCTGAAGCGAGAATGCGAACCGAGACGGCTAGAAGACGATCTTCGCTGTCGGGGCTTTCACAGGAAAGGAGCTGA
- a CDS encoding uncharacterized protein (At least one base has a quality score < 10), which translates to MVIEVAGIVVGFNLVIMIRSLDVKWEQRKAYNLCDLSMAFGTYQSILVSIPFICASVAIDHLTARGRVEVDMRLRMRRHLPCLSALVHTQIKADSEADEAKSA; encoded by the coding sequence ATGGTCATCGAAGTGGCGGGGATCGTTGTCGGGTTCAATCTGGTTATCATGATTAGGAGCCTAGACGTAAAGTGGGAGCAGCGGAAAGCATACAATCTCTGCGATCTCTCCATGGCATTCGGGACATATCAGTCCATTCTGGTCTCGATACCATTCATTTGCGCAAGCGTGGCAATAGACCACCTCACGGCCCGCGGTCGCGTCGAGGTGGATATGCGTCTCCGCATGAGAAGACATCTGCCGTGCTTGTCTGCGTTGGTACACACTCAAATCAAGGCCGACAGCGAGGCTGACGAGGCGAAAAGCGCGTGA